CCTGCGGGCGTGCCGCCGCGCGCCTGGTGCACCGCCTAGATCGGGGGCACGCGCGTGCTGCGGGTTCTCCTCTCCTCTGCCGCCGGTCGAGGAATTCGTCGAGTTCCAAGCTTTAATCTTTCCGGATCCGGCGAGCAGTTCGTCCCCCAAGATTTAGCAGATCTGGGTGGTACCGAGGGAGTTAGGGAGAGGTGGCGCGGCAGTGCAGGAAACTGCAAATTGCTCTTGTTTCTAGACATCGATTCTCTTAGTTAAATCCCACTAGGGGACCTTCACAGCTTGTGTGGCACACCATCTAGATCCGTCCCTGGACTCGTCGGCGTTGGCTTACATTTTTGCTCCAGCAGGAACACGGCACCCTGAAGCTCCTGAGCTAGAGTAGGAGGGGCAAAACCATCCAGCTGAAGAATGAAAACACATGAGCGTGCTGCCAACTTGGCTCTTGCTGGTATGCTTCTTAAAAATTTACGCTTTGGCGGTGGCTGTTACCTATCGTTTGTCCGACCTGATAGGATGTTTCACGACTCGTGGTCCTAATGCGTGTTTCGGCATGTGCAGGTTTGAGCTTGGCACCGCTCGTGATCAATGTGAACCCAAATTTGAATGTGATACTGACAGCATGTCTTACTGTCTATGTGGGCTGTTACCGTTCTGTCAAGTCAACTCCACCCGCTGTGAGTGCAGCATTTTCCTCTCTCTAATCTTTTCGTGTTAGCGTATCTCCTGGTTGGTAACTACGGTGATGGGTTAACATGAAATTATTGTGTATCGCTCTGTCCAACTCAACCTTTTCATTTCTTCTTATGCAGGAGACAATGTCCAAAGAGCATGCTATGCGGTTCCCTTTGGTGGGGAGTGCTATGCTTCTGTCGCTATTCCTTCTATTCAAGTTTCTCTCCAAGGACCTGGTCAATACTGTTCTCACTGCCTACTTTTTCATTCTTGGCATTGCTgcgctctggtaattccaactgttctttgaagagtttttccaCGGATGTAAATACTTAAAAGTGTGAATGCAAACCTGAGATTATGTGTGATCCCTATTTTCTGATGCAGTGCAACGTTGCTCCCTACCGTCAAACGTTTTCTTCCAGAAGGATGGAATGATAATGCCATCGTCTGGCGTGCTCCATATTTCCACTGTATGATTCCCACCTTCATTTTGATACTTCCCACTTTGCTCTACATCTTGTAGCTCATGTCAAATTAACACATCATAATTTCTATTACTAGCCTGCTGTCTTGAGCCACTGTTTTGTTGTATCTCTAGTAACTCCAACTTGCCATGTACTTTATAATAGTATAAATGTGCTACCAAGAGTCCATATATTACTTATGGAGTATCCTAACTAAATAAGACTTGAAGAAAATTCAGCACTCATGCTTTCCTTTTCTGGCAACATGATAGTTTTCATTTGCTCCATGGGACCATGTGTTGAATTTTGCACAAAGAATAAAGATAAATCGAAGAGTGAAATTATAGAAGATCCTGTCTTCTGTAAACAATTAAATGGCATGTACACACATTTTTGTGACAATGTTTTGTTTGATATGGGTCTCATTGTTTTCTAGATTTGCAATGCTTTTGCTGCGGCTGATCACTCTTCTTGAGTTTTGCAAAGCGATTGTGACTTCTTGATCATTTTAGAATTTTTCATGCTATCCCCCTTTACAAGGTTGAGTCTTGATGGTGATGTAAGCTCATTAACTTCATATTTCAGCACTGTCGGTGGAGTTTACCAAGTCTCAAGTTGTCGCTTCAGTCCCTGGTTTTTTCTTTTGCGTATGGTATGCCATGaagaagcattggctagcaaacaatGTTTTGGGACTTGCTTTCTGCATTCAGGTTTGCCCTTACTGCTACTTCTGAGTTTTCCTCCCTGCTTATTACTTGCTCAAAACTTTAATACGCCAGTTTTAATCTTGCAGGGAATTGAGATGTTATCACTAGGATCATTCAAAACCGGTGGTATTCTCTTGGTATGGATTCACTCAAAATTTGTAACGAACTGAAACTTAATATCACTATTTTCTGGTGGTGTACTTGTGAACACCTTTCATTATTTCAGCCACCCACATGTCTTCCTCCTTTTCACCTCTCTGCTTTCATAATCCTCACTTTGAAGCATGACACCTTTTCTTTTAATATAATTAATATTGTTTCTAGCAGCTCACCATATGCATGGTAGATAATGCTTTTGTCCTTGTTTTTATGATTTATTTGTAATATTATAGAATCTAGTATCAATCGTGGACTACTTTTACTGTGATGGTATTATAAATGATCCTTCTCTGTTTTTACTCGGCACTTCAGCAAATTGGTTCTGATTGGTGGTATCGTGTTGGCAAGTTCATGATTGCATTTTCACCACATAGTCTGTATTGTACTCTATGTTTTTAAGGCGTCCTGCCTTGGACGCTTAGGCGATAAGGCGCCCTGGCAGCGCCTTACAAATATGTCCGCCTTAGGCGCCTAGGCGCTAGAGCGGGTGGTGCTCGCCTTAGGtcgccttaccgccttaaaaacatagaCTGTACTCATCCTCTGGCAATTAGGATTGAACTGTGATCCTACTATCTCATGAATTGGATAATTTGGAACTATGATTGTTTACTACTAGCTCTACAACTTTTGAAATTCTTGTTGGTGTATGGCTTATAAAAATGCCAGTCCTAGTCAGTCTCTGCTGTAGTTTCACATATTGTCACTGAGCCCTTCCTTTTATTATTTCTTAATATTGTTTTGTGAATGGTTGCTCAATTCCTTTTATAATTTCAGGCTGGACTTTTTGTGTATGACATTTTCTGGGTTTTCTTCACTCCAGTTATGGTCAGTGTTGCTAAATCATTTGATGCTCCAATAAAGGTTAGTGTTTTGTTTGGGTGAATTCACATTATTGTCAACGTCATTTTGTTCCATGATGAGTATTTCAATTTATCCATCTGTTCCTCTCCTTTTGTAGCTTCTATTTCCCACCGCGGATGCCGCACGCCCGTTCTCTATGCTTGGTCTTGGTGATATTGTTATACCTGGTTAGTGATAAAAGCCTTGGCTAGTTTTCTCTCATATTCTAGTGATATTTGCAGTGATACTGGATTTCTTTTCTGATTTTCGAATTGATAGTACTACCACAACTCTGATCTGAGTATTGATCTATGGTGAACTGCTAGTCTAGCTGCCATTACAACTGGATTGCTGTTGATAACTTGATATAAGGGGACTTAGCTGCGGAAAGAAACCTGTAGTTGCTTGTTTATTTAATGTAGTCAGATATCATTGACTTACTAGATTTGGGTGGGAGATTCTATGGTTTTTTCGCTATCTCATTGCATGGACTTGGGCCATTACTAATAAAACAAATATATGCTCCAGTCCAGATATCAGGATTGTAGGTATCCAGTAGCTTCAGAAAGTAGTTATGATTTCGATAACTTCCAGTTGCACACAAAATGTATTTTCCAATCTGAGTTCTGCTGTCCATAAGGAGACATAAGGCTGTCCATAAGGAGACATAAAAAATTAGCTTGGAACTACGATGAATGCTTGGTTTTTGCAGATTACAGGAACTAAATTGAATCAAAAGTTTTACATTGATTGCCTGGCAAACAATGCATCCTCATTTCCCAAGGATGAGCTTGGTTGGTAAAAATATTTTGTTGTAATGATGCATTAGTCATTTCTGCTGTCTTCTGTGTTAACTGTTTAGTACATAACCAAAATTAGAAGAGCCTTTTTCAAAGAAGTTCTGCCCCATTCAATATTGGAAAACATGCATAGCTCCCATGTTTCCACAAGCACTCTCTTATAACATACAATGTATATTTGTTATTATGATTCCAGGTATATTTGTTGCACTTGCACTCCGTTTCGATGTCTCGAGAAACATTAAGAACCGTTACTTCAATAGTGCATTTTTGGGATACACTGCGGGCATGACAGTAACAATCGTTGTGATGAACTGGTTTCAAGCTGCACAGGTTAGTTCTGGTACATTTTTGGTCATCTCGTTGCTCGTGATGTCTGTCCATCTCTGAAATATTAACACCTGTTTCNNNNNNNNNNNNNNNNNNNNNNNNNNNNNNNNNNNNNNNNNNNNNNNNNNNNNNNNNNNNNNNNNNNNNNNNNNNNNNNNNNNNNNNNNNNNNNNNNNNNNNNNNNNNNNNNNNNNNNNNNNNNNNNNNNNNNNNNNNNNNNNNNNNNNNNNNNNNNNNNNNNNNNNNNNNNNNNNNNN
The Triticum dicoccoides isolate Atlit2015 ecotype Zavitan chromosome 3A, WEW_v2.0, whole genome shotgun sequence genome window above contains:
- the LOC119270503 gene encoding signal peptide peptidase 2-like translates to MKTHERAANLALAGLSLAPLVINVNPNLNVILTACLTVYVGCYRSVKSTPPAETMSKEHAMRFPLVGSAMLLSLFLLFKFLSKDLVNTVLTAYFFILGIAALCATLLPTVKRFLPEGWNDNAIVWRAPYFHSLSVEFTKSQVVASVPGFFFCVWYAMKKHWLANNVLGLAFCIQGIEMLSLGSFKTGGILLAGLFVYDIFWVFFTPVMVSVAKSFDAPIKLLFPTADAARPFSMLGLGDIVIPGIFVALALRFDVSRNIKNRYFNSAFLGYTAGMTVTIVVMNWFQAAQPALLYIVPGVTGFVAVHSLWNGEVKPLLEFTETQPEEGAAEEEEDSSQSKKVD